The Lycium ferocissimum isolate CSIRO_LF1 chromosome 1, AGI_CSIRO_Lferr_CH_V1, whole genome shotgun sequence genome includes a region encoding these proteins:
- the LOC132068783 gene encoding classical arabinogalactan protein 26-like — protein MASTSISTSLFLIWVVIFLACQEFSLSLALQRASLLNVPASAISAAPALLPNPPISSPSSSPPFPSLSPDISPLFPSPGGSELAPTDSSLPLIPSSPSPPNPDAMIAPGPMFMPFSPTESLPVSSAVPLLSSLCTMLVFGLISFGFTQLYNV, from the coding sequence ATGGCTTCCACTTCCATATCTACTAGTCTTTTCTTGATTTGGGTTGTTATTTTCTTGGCGTGCCAGGAATTTTCTTTATCACTGGCCTTGCAGAGAGCATCACTGTTAAATGTACCAGCTTCTGCTATTTCAGCTGCACCTGCATTGTTACCAAATCCACCAATATCTTCACCTTCATCTTCACCTCCATTTCCTTCTCTTTCACCTGATATAAGTCCACTTTTTCCTTCACCAGGTGGCTCTGAGCTTGCTCCTACTGATTCTTCACTACCCTTGATTCCTTCTAGCCCCAGCCCTCCAAATCCAGATGCTATGATTGCTCCTGGACCTATGTTTATGCCGTTTTCGCCTACCGAGTCTTTGCCGGTTTCTTCTGCAGTTCCTCTGTTGTCATCTCTGTGTACGATGCTGGTCTTTGGGTTGATATCATTCGGGTTTACACAGCTCTACAATGTGTGA